One part of the Nostoc sp. PCC 7120 = FACHB-418 genome encodes these proteins:
- a CDS encoding DUF192 domain-containing protein, producing MMRWLSLIPMLLSILLMACSSQTTAETPTDTASSPPALVVNSGQTLPISAKATVPNGTTIELEVAKTQEQQQMGLMYRPALPDNRGMLFPFSSPQPARFWMKNVPVALDMVFLQKGVVKYIQAAAPPCPSEPCPNYGPDVLIDAVIELRAGRAAELNLQPGNSIKIEFLNNRN from the coding sequence ATGATGCGTTGGTTAAGTTTAATTCCGATGCTATTGAGTATTTTACTGATGGCTTGTTCTTCACAAACCACAGCCGAAACACCTACAGATACTGCTAGTTCTCCGCCTGCACTAGTAGTGAATTCTGGACAAACATTACCAATTTCAGCCAAAGCAACTGTTCCTAATGGCACAACTATTGAATTAGAAGTGGCAAAGACACAAGAACAGCAGCAAATGGGACTGATGTATCGGCCAGCTTTACCAGATAACAGGGGAATGCTGTTTCCTTTTTCTTCTCCACAACCAGCTAGATTTTGGATGAAGAATGTACCGGTTGCTTTAGATATGGTGTTTTTGCAAAAGGGTGTAGTCAAGTATATTCAGGCTGCTGCACCTCCTTGCCCTAGTGAGCCTTGTCCTAATTATGGCCCTGACGTACTTATTGATGCAGTCATAGAGTTACGTGCAGGCAGGGCAGCCGAGTTAAATTTGCAGCCAGGCAATAGTATCAAAATTGAGTTTTTAAATAACCGTAATTAA
- the lpdA gene encoding dihydrolipoyl dehydrogenase → MSHEFDYDLVIIGAGVGGHGAALHAVSCGLKTAIIEAADMGGTCVNRGCIPSKALLAASGRVRELRDAHHLKSLGIQIGNVEFDRQAIANHANNLVSKIQGDLTNSLKRLGVDIIRGWGKIAGTQKVTVTGDGGEKTITAKDIILSPGSVPFVPPGIEVDGKTVFTSDQGVKLETLPEWVAIIGSGYIGLEFSDIYSALGCEITLIEALDQLMPGFDRDIAKLAERVLITPRDIETKVGIYAKKVIPGSPVVIELADFKTKEVVDVIEVDACLVATGRIPATKNLGLESIGVELDRRNFIPVDDRMAVLSAGEVVPHLWAIGDANGKMMLAHAASAQGIVAVENIIGRERTVDYRSIPAAAFTHPEVSYVGLTETGAKELGQAEGFEVATSRSYFKGNSKALAENEADGIAKVIYRKDTGEVLGVHIFGLHASDLIHEASAAVANRQTVQTLAHLVHAHPTLSEVLDEAYKRAIV, encoded by the coding sequence GTGAGTCATGAATTTGATTACGATTTAGTCATAATAGGCGCTGGTGTAGGGGGACATGGCGCAGCCCTACACGCGGTAAGTTGCGGCTTAAAGACGGCGATTATCGAGGCAGCTGACATGGGGGGAACCTGTGTCAATCGAGGCTGTATTCCATCGAAGGCGCTGTTAGCTGCTTCTGGACGTGTGCGGGAATTACGCGATGCCCATCACCTGAAGTCTCTGGGGATTCAAATTGGTAATGTGGAGTTTGATCGTCAAGCGATCGCTAATCATGCTAATAATCTCGTCTCCAAAATTCAAGGAGATTTAACAAATAGCCTGAAACGTCTGGGAGTCGATATCATCAGGGGTTGGGGCAAAATCGCGGGGACACAAAAAGTCACCGTTACAGGCGATGGTGGTGAAAAAACCATCACCGCTAAGGATATTATCCTTTCCCCTGGTTCTGTCCCCTTCGTACCTCCAGGTATTGAAGTAGATGGCAAAACCGTCTTCACCAGCGACCAAGGCGTAAAGTTAGAAACCTTACCTGAATGGGTAGCAATTATTGGTAGTGGTTACATTGGTTTAGAATTCTCGGATATTTACTCAGCTTTGGGCTGTGAAATCACCTTGATTGAAGCCCTCGACCAGTTAATGCCAGGATTTGACCGCGATATTGCCAAACTCGCGGAACGAGTGCTGATTACACCCCGCGACATTGAAACCAAAGTTGGCATATATGCCAAAAAAGTTATTCCTGGTTCGCCAGTAGTAATTGAATTGGCAGATTTCAAAACCAAGGAAGTTGTCGATGTTATCGAAGTAGATGCTTGCCTAGTAGCGACAGGACGCATCCCAGCTACAAAAAACCTGGGTTTAGAATCTATTGGTGTCGAACTTGACCGCCGCAACTTTATTCCTGTAGACGATCGCATGGCAGTGTTATCAGCAGGTGAAGTAGTACCCCATTTGTGGGCAATTGGTGATGCCAACGGCAAAATGATGCTGGCACACGCGGCTTCAGCCCAGGGCATTGTCGCCGTGGAAAATATCATCGGTAGGGAAAGAACAGTAGACTATCGCAGCATTCCCGCCGCCGCATTTACCCATCCAGAAGTTAGCTATGTCGGCTTAACAGAAACAGGTGCTAAAGAATTAGGCCAAGCTGAAGGTTTTGAAGTCGCCACCAGCAGAAGTTACTTCAAAGGCAATTCCAAAGCCTTAGCTGAAAACGAAGCCGACGGTATAGCCAAAGTCATCTACCGCAAAGATACCGGGGAAGTTTTAGGCGTACATATCTTTGGTTTACACGCCTCCGACTTAATCCACGAAGCATCCGCCGCCGTCGCCAATCGTCAAACCGTCCAAACCCTAGCCCATTTAGTCCACGCCCACCCAACATTATCCGAAGTGTTGGATGAAGCGTATAAACGAGCGATCGTTTAG
- the trpC gene encoding indole-3-glycerol phosphate synthase TrpC, with protein sequence MQIRRRQPNPAINVSILRYQVAVPDAKPQHILEEIVWQKEVEVDQMREKLPLLELQKKARIAPPTRDFVAALKQGRTTPALIAEVKKASPSKGVFREDFDPVAIALSYQQGGASCISVLTDEKFFQGSFDNLTKVRAAVDLPLLCKDFVIYPYQMYLARIQGADAVLLIAAILSDQDLQYFIKIAKALNMAALVEVHNLEELDRVLALDGVSLVGINNRNLEDFSVDLQTTCQLLAARGSQLQERNILVVSESGLHNPADLSLVSQAGASAVLIGESLVKQPDPELAIANLYSSDV encoded by the coding sequence ATGCAAATCCGTCGCCGACAACCAAATCCTGCTATCAATGTATCGATATTGCGCTACCAAGTCGCTGTACCAGATGCCAAACCACAACATATTTTGGAAGAAATCGTTTGGCAAAAGGAAGTAGAAGTTGACCAAATGCGGGAAAAGTTGCCTTTGCTGGAATTGCAAAAGAAGGCACGTATCGCGCCACCTACCCGCGATTTTGTCGCCGCTTTAAAACAAGGTAGAACCACACCTGCGTTAATTGCCGAAGTGAAAAAGGCTTCACCCAGTAAAGGCGTGTTTCGAGAAGATTTTGACCCAGTAGCGATCGCCTTATCCTACCAACAAGGTGGCGCTAGTTGTATTTCCGTCTTAACTGATGAAAAGTTTTTTCAAGGTAGTTTTGACAACTTAACTAAAGTCCGCGCCGCCGTAGATTTACCATTACTTTGCAAGGATTTCGTCATTTATCCTTATCAAATGTATTTGGCACGGATTCAAGGCGCAGATGCTGTGTTGTTAATTGCCGCCATCCTCAGTGATCAAGATTTACAGTACTTCATCAAAATTGCTAAGGCTTTGAATATGGCAGCTTTGGTTGAAGTTCATAATCTGGAAGAACTTGACCGTGTATTAGCTTTAGATGGTGTATCTTTAGTAGGAATTAACAATCGCAATCTAGAAGATTTTTCTGTAGACTTACAAACTACTTGTCAACTTTTAGCCGCCAGAGGTAGCCAGTTACAAGAACGAAATATTTTAGTTGTGAGTGAGTCAGGATTACATAACCCAGCAGATTTAAGTTTAGTATCCCAAGCTGGTGCTAGTGCTGTGTTAATCGGTGAGTCTTTAGTCAAACAACCAGATCCAGAATTAGCGATCGCTAACCTATACTCCAGTGATGTTTAA
- a CDS encoding DUF2949 domain-containing protein: MTIQTKQGGELQMSPSTYSRLIHFLQEDLAISAASLAVALRHREQDPGPLPMILWQYGLISLEQLEKIYDWLETA; encoded by the coding sequence ATGACGATTCAGACTAAACAAGGAGGTGAGTTACAGATGTCACCATCTACTTATTCAAGGCTAATTCATTTTCTACAGGAAGATTTAGCAATTTCTGCGGCATCTTTGGCTGTGGCACTACGCCATCGAGAACAAGACCCAGGGCCTTTGCCTATGATTCTTTGGCAGTACGGTTTAATTAGCTTAGAGCAGTTAGAAAAAATTTATGATTGGTTAGAAACAGCGTAA
- a CDS encoding DUF5340 domain-containing protein, with translation MEQIPLPSPIHYELILQLLERQTMSAVSKNPELRHQVNQLIITLRKAAAQQKHLENSCLGSSLSVEHRWSINHHDQQVATPD, from the coding sequence ATGGAGCAAATTCCCCTACCTTCGCCCATCCATTACGAACTCATACTCCAATTATTAGAAAGGCAAACCATGTCAGCAGTCAGTAAAAACCCTGAATTGCGACATCAAGTAAATCAATTAATTATTACATTAAGAAAAGCGGCAGCCCAGCAAAAACACTTAGAAAATTCTTGTCTAGGTTCTTCCCTATCGGTAGAACATCGTTGGTCAATCAATCATCATGATCAGCAAGTTGCAACTCCCGATTAA
- a CDS encoding SWIM zinc finger family protein — MSGKPKLDLIFIYAQVFAGDRSMSLPQISEFTVRRYANAKSFQRGEAYFEAGAVTTITQRGQQLQAEVEGNERLPYRVSLNFDDKNITSAKCTCAYNLDGWCKHIVATMLVSTRQPEIIEQRPTLEQLLDRLDHVQTQRLVQELVAEQPQLIDVIDQHVSWMNSPVAKPISTQPGREISVNLAAFRGQVKQILREAVRYFEEGYEEDPITEDLFSLVQTALEFSQQGESNNAIAILEAITSTCAENWDEVSEYGADNDEIAWELNLAWCEVILSSELTSAEKVDVQVSLEAWQDEWNADFSMSLDALRQGWDDSHLLRVLQGDIAEMGVWEREVPNYADDLAQIRLKILERQERYQEYLYLAQVEGQTQEYLTMLGRLGRVEEALAAAEMQMSSTEEAFALAKTLAEQGSLPEALDIAQVGFKLPGNCRYELGIWTSDLAEAVGNPEISLLALKEAFQVKPCFVDYQKMAELAGESWENVKTDLLRIIQSCKTWGIESAKVDVFLYEGLIEDAIATVSELSSYHSALIHRVMEAAISHKPDWVITNARRRAEKIMDEGKAEYYSEAVEWLKKVRAAYIQSGRQADWSKYREKLIEIHARKRKLMGMFKERGME, encoded by the coding sequence ATGAGCGGAAAGCCTAAGCTTGATCTAATATTTATCTACGCACAGGTTTTTGCAGGCGATCGCTCGATGTCTCTACCCCAAATCAGTGAATTTACAGTCCGTCGCTACGCTAACGCCAAATCTTTCCAACGTGGGGAGGCTTATTTTGAAGCGGGTGCTGTCACCACAATTACTCAGCGTGGTCAGCAATTGCAGGCAGAAGTAGAAGGCAATGAACGATTACCTTATCGTGTATCTCTAAATTTTGATGACAAGAATATCACTTCGGCCAAGTGTACTTGTGCTTACAATTTGGATGGTTGGTGTAAACACATTGTGGCGACGATGCTTGTATCTACAAGACAGCCAGAAATTATTGAGCAGCGTCCTACGTTAGAACAATTACTAGATCGTCTAGATCATGTCCAGACTCAAAGGCTTGTACAGGAATTAGTTGCCGAACAACCCCAACTAATAGATGTGATTGATCAGCACGTTAGTTGGATGAATAGTCCTGTAGCTAAACCTATATCTACTCAACCAGGACGAGAAATAAGTGTAAATTTGGCAGCCTTTCGCGGACAAGTCAAGCAGATTTTGCGGGAAGCAGTCCGCTACTTTGAAGAAGGGTATGAGGAAGACCCGATTACCGAAGATTTGTTTAGTTTGGTGCAGACTGCTTTAGAATTTTCTCAGCAAGGTGAGAGTAATAATGCGATCGCTATTCTTGAAGCCATTACATCTACCTGTGCGGAAAATTGGGATGAGGTGTCAGAATACGGGGCTGACAATGATGAAATTGCCTGGGAATTAAATCTGGCTTGGTGTGAAGTGATTCTCTCGTCCGAACTGACATCAGCAGAAAAAGTTGATGTGCAAGTGAGTTTGGAAGCTTGGCAAGATGAATGGAATGCCGATTTCAGCATGAGTTTAGATGCGTTGCGCCAAGGTTGGGATGATTCACATTTGCTGCGAGTTCTCCAAGGCGATATCGCCGAAATGGGTGTATGGGAACGGGAAGTTCCTAATTACGCTGATGATTTGGCACAAATTCGCCTCAAAATTCTCGAACGTCAGGAACGCTACCAAGAATATTTGTATTTAGCCCAAGTAGAGGGACAAACCCAAGAATATTTAACGATGTTGGGGCGTTTAGGCAGGGTAGAGGAAGCATTAGCGGCGGCGGAAATGCAGATGAGTTCCACGGAAGAGGCTTTTGCTTTAGCTAAAACCTTAGCTGAACAAGGTTCATTACCGGAAGCATTAGACATAGCCCAAGTTGGTTTTAAGTTACCTGGTAATTGTCGGTATGAATTAGGTATTTGGACAAGCGATTTAGCCGAAGCTGTGGGCAATCCAGAGATTTCTTTACTCGCACTCAAGGAAGCTTTTCAAGTTAAACCCTGCTTTGTTGATTATCAAAAAATGGCAGAATTAGCGGGTGAAAGCTGGGAAAATGTCAAAACAGATTTATTAAGGATTATTCAGAGTTGTAAGACTTGGGGAATAGAATCAGCCAAGGTGGATGTATTTTTATATGAAGGACTGATTGAGGATGCGATCGCTACTGTCAGTGAACTCAGTTCCTATCATTCAGCTTTAATCCACCGAGTCATGGAAGCGGCTATATCACATAAGCCTGATTGGGTGATAACTAATGCCCGTCGCCGTGCTGAAAAAATTATGGATGAGGGTAAGGCAGAATACTATAGCGAAGCAGTGGAGTGGCTAAAAAAAGTACGTGCTGCTTATATACAATCTGGTAGACAAGCAGATTGGTCAAAATATCGAGAAAAGTTAATAGAAATCCACGCCCGTAAACGGAAATTGATGGGAATGTTCAAGGAACGGGGGATGGAATGA